A single window of Aminivibrio sp. DNA harbors:
- a CDS encoding ribonuclease HII: MDLNRWGRIAGADEAGRGPLAGPVVAAAAVLTPAQEEELLSLGLTDSKKLTPRRREFLFERMLSLKVQWRAQAASPARIDGMNILRASLWAMGRSVEKLPPCFDTVIVDGTFPLPGCVFRQIPLPKADSLVPAAAAASVAAKVLRDRVMDILDGLYPGYGFKKHKGYPTAAHRKALEVLGPSPVHRATFTWRAP, from the coding sequence ATGGATCTGAACCGATGGGGAAGGATCGCCGGAGCGGATGAAGCGGGACGGGGCCCCCTCGCAGGGCCGGTAGTCGCCGCGGCTGCGGTTCTGACCCCTGCCCAGGAGGAGGAACTGCTCTCCCTGGGGCTCACCGATTCCAAGAAACTCACCCCCCGCAGGCGGGAATTCCTTTTTGAGCGGATGCTCTCTCTGAAAGTTCAGTGGCGGGCCCAGGCCGCCTCTCCGGCGAGGATCGACGGAATGAACATTCTCCGGGCGTCTCTCTGGGCCATGGGGCGGAGCGTGGAGAAGCTTCCCCCCTGCTTCGACACGGTCATAGTGGACGGCACCTTCCCCCTTCCGGGATGTGTCTTCCGCCAGATTCCCCTCCCGAAGGCCGACAGCCTCGTCCCCGCAGCGGCGGCCGCTTCCGTGGCCGCCAAGGTCCTCCGGGACAGGGTCATGGATATCCTTGACGGCCTGTATCCGGGCTATGGTTTCAAAAAGCACAAGGGATACCCGACGGCGGCCCACAGAAAAGCCCTCGAGGTTCTCGGTCCTTCGCCGGTCCACAGGGCCACCTTCACCTGGAGGGCCCCCTGA
- a CDS encoding YraN family protein, with protein MTAEHLERGRRGEEIAAAFLAGLGWKILDRNVVFRGGELDLVALSGGELVVVEVRTRSEGWMQRGEESVGPRKLGRLVRAGRRYVETRGWTGPWRIDILSVTLHPGKDPTVERFEDVTAGAYLT; from the coding sequence ATGACGGCGGAACATCTCGAACGGGGACGGCGGGGCGAGGAGATCGCCGCGGCCTTCCTTGCCGGTCTGGGGTGGAAGATACTCGATCGCAACGTGGTCTTCAGGGGAGGGGAGCTTGATCTGGTGGCCCTCTCAGGCGGGGAGCTCGTGGTGGTGGAGGTCAGGACCCGCTCCGAAGGATGGATGCAGCGGGGAGAGGAGTCCGTGGGGCCCCGGAAGCTGGGGCGTCTCGTGCGGGCCGGAAGGCGGTACGTGGAGACCCGGGGGTGGACCGGCCCGTGGAGGATCGACATTCTCTCCGTGACCCTGCACCCCGGGAAAGACCCTACGGTGGAGCGGTTTGAGGATGTCACGGCGGGGGCGTACCTCACGTGA
- a CDS encoding YifB family Mg chelatase-like AAA ATPase, with the protein MNPVWGITLKGMEALRVEVEAEITGGLFAISIVGLPDAAVRESKERVRAALRSLGLSVRGRVAVNLAPADLPKEGAILDLPIALGIAGAMGSIPEVPKAIFLGELALDGRLRGVRGAVGAAILAKDTGIPLFVPADNADEVSLVEGCEAWAAESLGDMIAFLRGERNLTPVVPAVLEAEPVVADPDFADIRGQSGAKRALEIAAAGHHNILFTGAPGSGKTLLARALRGILPPLSRDEFLEAALVRSTLGVPFDRGMHPPFRTVHHTASIVSICGGGATLRPGEVSLAHRGVLFLDEFPEFRRDLLEALRQPLEDGRITVSRASGSVVYPCRVLLVAACNPCPCGWDGDPVERCTCSSSERERYRRKISGPILDRIDLHLAVPRLLPEELVAVESEGGEPSAPIAARVRAAREIQRKRWAGTGFTCNAELPERLVKRALSLSPGVRPFLASMAERLRLSGRGISRVLKVSRTIADLAGSVDVEVSHVAEAMAYREGGEGR; encoded by the coding sequence GTGAATCCCGTCTGGGGCATCACCCTGAAGGGCATGGAAGCCCTGAGGGTGGAGGTGGAGGCGGAAATCACCGGGGGCCTGTTCGCCATCTCCATCGTCGGCCTGCCCGATGCGGCGGTCCGGGAGTCGAAGGAACGGGTGAGGGCGGCCCTCCGCTCCCTCGGCCTTTCCGTGAGGGGACGGGTTGCGGTGAACCTCGCGCCGGCCGACCTTCCGAAGGAGGGGGCCATCCTGGACCTTCCCATCGCCCTCGGCATCGCCGGGGCCATGGGAAGCATTCCGGAAGTCCCAAAGGCAATCTTTCTCGGCGAGCTGGCCCTGGACGGACGCCTCCGGGGAGTCCGGGGGGCCGTCGGCGCGGCCATTCTCGCCAAGGATACGGGAATTCCGCTCTTCGTCCCTGCGGACAACGCGGACGAAGTCTCCCTGGTGGAGGGGTGCGAAGCCTGGGCAGCCGAAAGCCTGGGCGACATGATCGCCTTTCTTCGGGGTGAAAGGAATCTCACTCCCGTGGTTCCTGCGGTTCTTGAGGCGGAGCCGGTCGTGGCCGACCCTGATTTCGCCGACATACGGGGCCAGTCAGGGGCAAAACGAGCCCTGGAAATAGCCGCCGCCGGGCATCACAACATCCTCTTCACCGGTGCCCCGGGCAGCGGTAAGACCCTTCTGGCCCGGGCACTTCGCGGGATCCTTCCCCCGCTGTCCCGGGACGAGTTTCTTGAGGCCGCCCTTGTCCGGAGCACCCTCGGCGTTCCCTTCGACCGGGGAATGCACCCCCCTTTCAGAACCGTCCACCATACTGCCAGTATCGTCTCCATCTGCGGGGGCGGCGCCACCCTCCGGCCCGGCGAGGTCAGCCTGGCCCACCGGGGGGTTCTGTTCCTCGACGAATTTCCCGAATTCCGCCGCGATCTCCTGGAAGCCCTCAGGCAGCCCCTTGAGGACGGACGGATCACCGTGAGCAGGGCTTCGGGCTCGGTAGTCTACCCGTGCAGGGTGCTTCTCGTGGCCGCGTGCAACCCCTGCCCGTGCGGGTGGGACGGAGACCCGGTGGAGCGGTGCACCTGCTCGTCATCGGAGCGGGAACGGTACAGGCGGAAGATTTCCGGCCCCATCCTCGACAGGATCGACCTTCACCTGGCAGTCCCGAGACTGCTCCCGGAAGAACTCGTGGCGGTGGAATCTGAGGGCGGCGAACCGAGTGCCCCCATCGCCGCGAGAGTGAGGGCGGCCCGGGAGATCCAGAGGAAACGGTGGGCCGGGACAGGGTTCACCTGCAACGCCGAGCTGCCTGAACGGCTCGTGAAACGGGCCCTCTCTCTTTCCCCGGGGGTGAGGCCCTTTCTTGCCTCCATGGCGGAACGCCTCAGGCTCTCGGGACGGGGAATCAGCCGGGTGCTCAAGGTCTCACGGACCATAGCGGACTTGGCGGGAAGCGTGGACGTGGAGGTGTCCCACGTGGCGGAGGCCATGGCTTACCGGGAGGGAGGGGAAGGCCGATGA
- a CDS encoding 2-oxoacid:acceptor oxidoreductase family protein, whose amino-acid sequence MQYVIVGIGGQGILFASKVLGKIALERGESVIGSEVHGMAQRGGSVISHFKVGDYRSPLVMAGEADILLAFDQNEAVRNLHFLKKKGSLVVNVHDRAALENSALAGMIRDREISVHSLEGYALLKEHMGGNFLFLNVLLMGAMCGAGVSGLSLGEVSRAVKELSPPQFQDANMKVLALGAEAISGGR is encoded by the coding sequence ATGCAGTACGTCATTGTGGGCATCGGCGGCCAAGGCATTCTTTTCGCGAGCAAGGTCCTCGGGAAGATCGCCCTCGAACGGGGCGAATCCGTCATCGGGAGCGAAGTGCACGGCATGGCCCAGCGGGGCGGGTCGGTGATCAGCCATTTCAAGGTGGGGGATTACCGGAGTCCTCTCGTCATGGCCGGAGAAGCGGACATCCTCCTCGCCTTCGACCAGAACGAGGCGGTGCGGAACCTCCATTTCCTGAAGAAGAAGGGCAGTCTCGTGGTGAACGTCCACGACCGGGCAGCCCTGGAGAACTCCGCTCTCGCCGGAATGATCCGGGACAGGGAGATCTCGGTCCATTCCCTGGAAGGGTATGCCCTGCTGAAGGAGCACATGGGAGGAAATTTCCTCTTTCTTAACGTGCTCCTCATGGGGGCCATGTGCGGCGCCGGGGTGAGCGGTCTTTCCTTAGGAGAGGTCTCCCGGGCGGTGAAGGAACTTTCTCCTCCCCAATTCCAGGATGCCAACATGAAGGTCCTGGCACTCGGGGCGGAGGCCATCAGCGGCGGGAGGTAA
- a CDS encoding tyrosine recombinase XerC codes for MLMQEKISVFLDRFFDYLRYEKEASLHTVTNYSVDLAQFAEFLEVRGINSPAEVDGKTIRSWLREMMGYGYAKTSAARKLSSVRSWFAFLFDRGLISSDPAKGIRGPKLPSRLPRALSQEDTFKLVDAGQLGEDPVRDTAVLELLYGCGLRIAELASLRWQDVDLDERMVRVLGKGNKERIVPFGTCALKALRNWRDSGAGNGGFVFPGRRGGAITVRTVHRIVRRAALKAGVANVTPHVLRHSFATHLLEGGASLRVLQELLGHESLLTTQHYLAVGADHLRKSYELAHPRAKGDNGDVQGNDDSVCSQK; via the coding sequence ATGCTTATGCAGGAAAAGATATCTGTTTTTCTTGATCGGTTTTTCGATTACCTCCGGTATGAAAAGGAGGCGTCGCTCCACACCGTGACCAATTACTCCGTGGATCTTGCCCAGTTCGCCGAGTTTCTCGAGGTGCGGGGCATAAATTCACCGGCGGAAGTGGACGGAAAGACCATACGGTCCTGGCTTCGGGAGATGATGGGGTACGGTTACGCGAAAACCTCGGCGGCCAGAAAGCTGTCCTCGGTCCGGAGCTGGTTTGCCTTTCTGTTTGACCGAGGGCTGATTTCCTCCGACCCCGCGAAGGGAATCCGGGGGCCGAAGCTCCCTTCCAGGTTGCCCAGGGCCCTCTCGCAGGAGGACACGTTCAAATTGGTTGACGCAGGGCAGCTGGGGGAAGATCCCGTGCGGGATACGGCCGTTCTTGAGCTTCTTTATGGCTGCGGTCTCAGGATCGCCGAGCTGGCTTCCCTCCGCTGGCAGGATGTTGACCTGGACGAACGAATGGTCCGGGTGCTCGGCAAGGGAAACAAAGAAAGGATTGTCCCCTTCGGGACGTGTGCACTCAAAGCCCTCCGGAACTGGAGAGATTCCGGCGCCGGGAACGGCGGGTTCGTCTTCCCCGGCAGAAGGGGAGGGGCAATCACGGTGAGGACGGTCCACCGGATCGTCCGGAGGGCGGCCCTGAAGGCAGGGGTGGCGAACGTGACGCCCCACGTGCTCCGGCACAGCTTCGCGACCCACCTCCTCGAGGGGGGGGCTTCCCTCAGAGTCCTCCAGGAGCTGCTCGGGCACGAGAGCCTCCTCACCACCCAGCATTACCTCGCCGTCGGGGCGGATCACCTGCGGAAGAGCTATGAACTGGCCCACCCCCGGGCGAAAGGAGACAACGGAGATGTTCAAGGGAACGACGATAGTGTGTGTTCGCAGAAATGA
- the lepB gene encoding signal peptidase I yields the protein MAPAVKPWWRETIETVLWALVLAIVLRTFVVQAFWIPSGSMIPTLEVGDRVLVAKFWYHFTEPKRGQIFVFKYPVDPKRDFVKRIIGLPGDVLEIRAGIVYVNGQPLREEYVKNRDSFSLTTGPIFKEVPVTVPEGSYFAMGDNRPNSQDSRFWGFVPKQNIRGPVFFRYWPLNRIGTVE from the coding sequence ATGGCGCCAGCTGTAAAACCATGGTGGAGGGAGACGATCGAGACGGTGCTGTGGGCACTCGTCCTCGCTATCGTGCTCCGTACGTTTGTTGTTCAGGCGTTCTGGATCCCCAGCGGGTCCATGATTCCCACCCTCGAGGTGGGCGACCGCGTTCTCGTGGCAAAATTCTGGTATCACTTCACTGAGCCGAAGCGCGGTCAGATTTTTGTCTTCAAGTATCCCGTGGATCCCAAGCGGGATTTCGTGAAAAGAATCATCGGTCTTCCGGGAGACGTACTCGAAATCCGGGCCGGGATAGTCTACGTCAACGGACAGCCTCTCCGGGAGGAGTACGTGAAGAACCGCGACTCCTTCTCCCTGACGACTGGGCCGATTTTCAAGGAGGTTCCGGTGACGGTTCCCGAGGGCAGTTACTTCGCCATGGGGGATAACCGCCCGAACTCGCAGGACAGCCGGTTCTGGGGATTCGTGCCGAAGCAGAACATCCGAGGGCCGGTTTTTTTCAGGTACTGGCCCCTGAACAGGATCGGGACGGTGGAATGA
- a CDS encoding GTPase — MGRTVWYPGHMAKGKRKLAELAEKLDIILEVRDARAPLVTSSPLTDELSRICPVAVVLSKKDLADEKGTAAWLSWFASSGGKAWAVNLLKPRMDQVRKDLAPFGPSHREVRLAVVGIPNVGKSMFLNALVGKSSAQVGGIPGITRGVSWYKGKGFLAVDSPGILDPRSGDSVQRCLAWLGSSKSEVIGGYDLIALDLISVLRRRGLWAMVEEKWGVPAPEELSGEEILEALGRRLGCLVSGGAVDILSAGRKFVEAFSTGRLGPVTLELPGDSPWI, encoded by the coding sequence TTGGGACGGACCGTCTGGTATCCCGGCCACATGGCGAAGGGGAAGCGGAAGCTCGCCGAACTCGCCGAAAAGCTGGATATCATACTGGAGGTCCGGGATGCCCGGGCTCCCCTCGTGACGTCCTCTCCCCTGACGGATGAACTCTCCCGGATCTGTCCCGTGGCCGTGGTACTGTCGAAGAAGGACCTGGCCGACGAGAAGGGCACGGCTGCCTGGCTCTCCTGGTTTGCCTCTTCGGGCGGAAAGGCCTGGGCGGTGAACCTGCTCAAGCCCCGGATGGACCAGGTACGGAAGGACCTTGCACCCTTCGGACCCTCCCACAGGGAAGTCCGCCTGGCCGTGGTGGGCATACCGAACGTGGGTAAATCCATGTTCCTGAACGCCCTGGTGGGCAAGTCCTCCGCCCAGGTGGGGGGCATTCCCGGAATCACCAGGGGAGTCTCCTGGTACAAGGGAAAGGGGTTCCTGGCGGTGGATTCGCCGGGCATCCTGGACCCCCGCTCAGGCGATTCAGTACAGCGCTGCCTCGCGTGGCTCGGGAGCAGCAAGTCAGAGGTGATCGGGGGGTATGATCTCATCGCCCTCGACCTGATCTCGGTACTCCGGAGGCGGGGGCTCTGGGCCATGGTGGAGGAGAAGTGGGGCGTTCCCGCACCGGAAGAGCTCTCAGGGGAGGAAATTCTCGAAGCGCTGGGACGGCGGCTCGGGTGCCTTGTCTCCGGGGGGGCCGTGGATATTCTCTCCGCAGGCCGCAAGTTTGTGGAGGCCTTTTCCACCGGCCGGCTCGGTCCGGTGACCCTGGAGCTGCCGGGGGACTCGCCATGGATCTGA
- a CDS encoding EscU/YscU/HrcU family type III secretion system export apparatus switch protein, whose protein sequence is MNGKGKKRLQAAAVRYDEKHDDAPRVTASGKGYVAEKILELAGEADVPVVEDAVLVSALMVLELGEEIPAELYEAVARILAFIYKLDKGEKP, encoded by the coding sequence ATGAACGGGAAGGGAAAGAAACGGCTTCAGGCGGCGGCGGTCCGGTACGACGAAAAACATGATGACGCCCCGAGGGTGACCGCCTCGGGAAAGGGATACGTGGCGGAGAAAATCCTCGAGCTTGCCGGGGAGGCGGATGTCCCCGTGGTGGAGGACGCTGTTCTCGTGAGCGCCCTGATGGTGCTGGAGCTCGGCGAAGAGATTCCGGCGGAACTCTACGAGGCCGTGGCCCGAATTCTCGCCTTTATCTACAAACTCGACAAAGGAGAAAAACCATGA
- the dprA gene encoding DNA-processing protein DprA — protein MTGLLRVLLLLAASGGFPPVLWESFRKEDLPPEAFLEGGPSLWERLGYSETVRNNLARLAGAGWPELEEDRARRAGVRLVSFEHRDYPRGLAGTPSAPLLLYVKGKWPLAGPSAAVVGTRKCSSYGWRTAAEIGRAVAGTGGVVISGGAAGIDGAAHEGCLAGGGATIAVLGTGVDMVYPRGHEGLFGRIVGEGGALVSEYPLGSPPRQWRFPERNRIIAGMADRLVVVEAPLKSGAMSTARHALEAGREVWAVPGRISEEGCAGSNRLLFDGALPLVSVAEFVSLAFGRQLGLFPPGEERQKTPSLTEKEQRILAVLKKYGERTVDNLAVECTMSPADVFSCLALLAAAGHVFPSGPGRWSAVPR, from the coding sequence ATGACCGGACTCCTGAGAGTGCTCCTGCTCCTGGCCGCGTCGGGAGGGTTCCCCCCGGTTCTCTGGGAATCCTTCAGGAAGGAGGACCTTCCGCCCGAAGCGTTCCTTGAGGGAGGGCCTTCCCTGTGGGAACGGCTTGGGTATTCCGAGACGGTACGGAATAACCTTGCCCGGCTTGCCGGGGCAGGATGGCCCGAGCTGGAGGAAGACCGGGCCCGCCGGGCGGGCGTACGCCTCGTCTCCTTTGAGCACCGGGACTACCCCCGGGGACTCGCCGGAACGCCCTCCGCCCCCCTGCTTCTGTACGTCAAGGGAAAATGGCCTCTTGCCGGGCCGTCAGCAGCCGTGGTGGGAACAAGGAAATGCAGTTCCTACGGATGGCGGACGGCGGCGGAAATAGGCCGGGCGGTGGCCGGGACCGGCGGCGTGGTGATCAGCGGCGGAGCCGCCGGCATCGACGGTGCGGCCCACGAAGGATGCCTGGCCGGAGGCGGCGCCACCATCGCGGTCCTCGGGACGGGGGTGGACATGGTGTATCCCCGGGGACACGAAGGCCTCTTCGGGCGCATTGTCGGGGAGGGGGGCGCCCTGGTCTCCGAGTATCCCCTCGGTTCTCCTCCGAGGCAGTGGCGTTTTCCCGAGCGGAACAGGATCATCGCTGGAATGGCCGATCGTCTCGTGGTGGTGGAGGCACCGCTCAAAAGCGGAGCCATGAGCACGGCCCGCCACGCCCTTGAGGCCGGCAGGGAGGTCTGGGCCGTTCCGGGAAGGATATCCGAGGAAGGCTGCGCCGGGTCGAACAGGCTGCTTTTTGACGGGGCCCTGCCCCTTGTCTCCGTGGCGGAATTTGTCTCCTTGGCTTTCGGAAGGCAGCTCGGCCTGTTTCCTCCCGGAGAGGAACGGCAAAAAACTCCTTCATTGACTGAAAAAGAGCAAAGAATTCTTGCCGTTTTAAAAAAATATGGAGAAAGAACTGTTGACAACCTCGCCGTTGAATGTACAATGTCTCCCGCTGACGTTTTTTCCTGCCTGGCCCTTCTGGCCGCGGCGGGGCACGTTTTCCCCTCTGGACCGGGGCGGTGGAGTGCCGTTCCCCGGTAG
- the topA gene encoding type I DNA topoisomerase yields MAKEGKKEKTAPETAPLPPSEKTAAAVTARSSGGKKTSPAGAKKIAAGKSVPAGAAKSAPPAGKKSPSSGKGRKTSSAGKKTTGTKSASKAPRQKTSGRSRAASAPSEAGAGTSLVIVESPTKARTLAKILGSKYVVKSSVGHVRDLPKSRLAIDVDNDFAPEYILVKGKAKVKNELAGLARKASRVILASDPDREGEAIAWHLCELLGIDPSSPCRVRFYEITPGAVREAINNPEEVNMNKVDAQQARRILDRLVGYTLSPLLWKKIRRGLSAGRVQSVALALICAREREIREFVPRAYWLVTVSAAAGDGRKYVLRADSLDGKSLWKEGKSLLIDSEDVVDAILGEVEKFPLTVTDFKVRESLRAAPAPFKTSTLQQEAARRCSLSPRRTMRIAQELFEGVSIPGRGPTGLITYMRTDSLRIAPEAVEKCRAYIASSFEPPYLPEKENVYSAKGRSQDAHEAIRPTDVTIAPESLEGILTPDQMKLYSLIWRRYVASQMTPARVANAALTASAGRAGFRQLGETLLFPGWSAVWPLDLKGESLLPAVRGEVLAVEETGKEQKFTRPPARYSEATLIKVLEDEGVGRPSTYASIVETLYDRGYVVRNEERRLQSTPLGETVDEFLMKYFNGESLSSIVDTGFTARMEESLDDVEEGKVPWLSVLRDFWKNFTVTMAEAETAPPAQLPPPEPIGEDCPECGKPLVLKNGRFGEFVGCSGYPECRFTRPVLVKTGAVCPKCGTGDVVKRKSRKGKPFYGCSRYPECDFVSWNPPSGKECPKCGAAMMTTGRKGGEECPKCGYVPPKETRDDD; encoded by the coding sequence ATGGCAAAGGAAGGAAAAAAGGAAAAGACCGCCCCGGAAACGGCGCCCCTTCCCCCTTCTGAAAAGACGGCGGCGGCGGTGACGGCCCGTTCCTCCGGCGGGAAGAAGACCTCCCCGGCCGGCGCGAAAAAAATCGCCGCAGGGAAATCCGTACCGGCAGGGGCTGCGAAAAGCGCACCCCCTGCCGGGAAGAAGTCCCCGTCTTCCGGGAAGGGCAGAAAAACCTCTTCCGCCGGGAAAAAGACCACGGGAACGAAGAGTGCCTCCAAAGCACCCCGGCAGAAAACCTCCGGGCGGTCCCGGGCTGCTTCGGCCCCCTCCGAAGCGGGGGCCGGAACGTCTCTTGTCATCGTCGAATCCCCCACGAAGGCAAGAACCCTCGCCAAGATCCTCGGATCGAAATACGTGGTCAAGTCGAGTGTGGGGCACGTCCGCGACCTGCCGAAAAGCCGGCTGGCGATAGACGTGGACAACGACTTCGCTCCCGAGTACATTCTCGTCAAGGGAAAGGCGAAGGTGAAAAACGAACTTGCCGGGCTGGCCCGGAAAGCCTCCAGGGTCATTCTCGCCTCGGACCCCGACAGGGAAGGGGAGGCCATCGCATGGCATCTCTGTGAGCTCCTCGGCATTGACCCATCGTCCCCCTGCAGGGTCCGCTTCTACGAGATCACCCCCGGGGCCGTTCGGGAAGCGATCAACAACCCGGAAGAAGTCAACATGAACAAGGTGGATGCCCAGCAGGCCCGGCGGATTTTGGACAGGCTCGTTGGGTACACCCTGAGTCCGCTGTTGTGGAAAAAAATCCGGAGGGGCCTCTCCGCGGGAAGGGTGCAGTCAGTGGCTCTTGCCCTCATCTGTGCCCGGGAGCGGGAGATCAGGGAATTCGTTCCCAGGGCCTACTGGCTCGTCACCGTCTCGGCGGCCGCCGGCGACGGCAGGAAGTACGTTCTCCGGGCGGACAGCCTGGACGGGAAATCCCTCTGGAAAGAGGGAAAGTCCCTTCTCATAGATTCCGAAGATGTCGTGGATGCCATACTCGGCGAGGTGGAGAAATTTCCCCTCACCGTAACCGATTTCAAGGTGAGGGAGAGCCTGAGGGCGGCCCCCGCCCCCTTCAAGACGAGCACCCTCCAGCAGGAGGCTGCCCGAAGGTGCAGCCTGTCTCCCCGCAGAACCATGAGAATAGCCCAGGAACTCTTCGAGGGGGTATCCATCCCGGGACGGGGACCTACGGGCCTGATCACCTACATGCGCACCGACAGCCTCAGGATAGCCCCCGAGGCCGTGGAAAAATGCAGGGCCTACATCGCCTCTTCCTTCGAGCCGCCGTACCTGCCCGAAAAGGAGAACGTCTATTCCGCCAAGGGCCGTTCCCAGGACGCCCACGAGGCCATCCGGCCGACGGACGTGACCATTGCCCCGGAAAGCCTGGAAGGCATTCTCACTCCGGACCAGATGAAACTGTATTCCCTCATCTGGAGGCGATACGTGGCCTCCCAGATGACCCCCGCCAGGGTGGCCAACGCCGCCCTCACCGCTTCCGCGGGCAGGGCGGGGTTCCGGCAGCTCGGGGAGACCCTGCTCTTCCCAGGGTGGAGCGCCGTGTGGCCCCTGGACCTCAAGGGAGAATCCCTTCTGCCGGCGGTCCGTGGAGAGGTGCTCGCCGTGGAGGAAACGGGAAAGGAACAGAAATTCACCCGCCCGCCGGCGCGGTACTCCGAGGCCACCCTCATCAAGGTCCTCGAGGACGAGGGTGTCGGCCGTCCGTCCACCTACGCCTCCATCGTGGAAACGCTCTACGACAGGGGGTACGTGGTAAGGAACGAGGAACGGCGGCTCCAGTCCACACCCCTCGGGGAGACGGTGGACGAATTCCTGATGAAGTACTTCAATGGCGAAAGCCTCTCTTCCATCGTGGACACCGGGTTTACCGCCCGCATGGAGGAAAGCCTCGACGACGTGGAGGAGGGGAAGGTTCCCTGGCTCTCCGTTCTGCGGGATTTCTGGAAAAATTTCACCGTCACCATGGCCGAGGCCGAGACGGCCCCGCCGGCGCAGCTTCCGCCCCCCGAACCCATAGGGGAGGACTGCCCAGAGTGCGGCAAACCCCTCGTGTTGAAAAACGGCCGCTTCGGTGAGTTCGTCGGCTGCAGCGGCTACCCTGAATGCCGGTTTACCCGTCCAGTCCTCGTCAAGACGGGCGCTGTCTGCCCGAAATGCGGCACGGGGGACGTGGTAAAGCGCAAAAGCAGGAAGGGGAAGCCGTTCTACGGTTGTTCCCGCTACCCCGAGTGCGATTTCGTCTCGTGGAACCCCCCGTCGGGAAAGGAGTGCCCCAAGTGCGGCGCCGCCATGATGACCACCGGACGGAAGGGCGGCGAGGAGTGCCCGAAATGCGGGTATGTCCCCCCGAAGGAGACCCGGGACGATGATTGA
- the trmFO gene encoding methylenetetrahydrofolate--tRNA-(uracil(54)-C(5))-methyltransferase (FADH(2)-oxidizing) TrmFO codes for MIDRSVSIVGGGLAGSEAAWMLATREIPVTLYEMRPGTTTPAHRTDGLAEVVCSNSFGADSTTSPAGILKEELRGLGSLILKCADESRVPAGKALAVDRDIFSRLVTETLEKHPLVTVVREECVSVPEGPAILATGPLTSSAMAGEIRKMAGEEYLSFFDAVAPVVEADSIDMTKAFRLGRWGQEDDYINCPFTREEYEAFISALTSAERTLPHDFEESPSWFEGCLPVEVMASRGTDTLRFGPLRPVGLPLPGTGEDAWAVAQLRQDNREGTLYNLVGFQTSLRWGEQERVFRMIPGLADAEFARFGVMHRNIYVNAPAVLDGRLRFRNGREDLFLAGQITGVEGYMESTAMGCVAALNMAALLLGKPFPEWPRETAVGSLLHYLGDALGRRFQPMNVNLGIFPPLGGKVRNKALRCEQVAQRAREAFVPFLAGLAELAGPAG; via the coding sequence ATGATTGACCGCTCCGTCTCCATAGTCGGCGGCGGGCTTGCCGGGTCCGAAGCGGCCTGGATGCTCGCAACCCGGGAAATTCCCGTGACCCTGTACGAGATGCGGCCCGGGACCACAACGCCGGCCCACAGGACGGACGGACTGGCGGAGGTGGTTTGCAGCAATTCCTTCGGGGCCGATTCCACCACCAGCCCGGCGGGAATTCTCAAGGAGGAGCTCCGCGGCCTCGGCAGTCTCATCCTGAAGTGCGCGGACGAATCGCGGGTACCGGCGGGCAAGGCCCTCGCCGTGGACCGGGACATCTTTTCGCGGCTGGTGACGGAGACCCTGGAGAAACATCCTCTCGTCACAGTCGTCAGAGAGGAATGCGTCTCCGTTCCGGAAGGGCCTGCGATCCTTGCCACGGGCCCTCTTACCTCCTCCGCCATGGCGGGGGAGATCAGGAAGATGGCCGGGGAGGAGTACCTCTCCTTCTTCGACGCCGTCGCCCCGGTGGTGGAGGCGGACTCCATCGACATGACGAAGGCATTCCGTCTCGGTCGGTGGGGCCAGGAGGACGATTACATCAACTGCCCCTTCACCCGGGAGGAATACGAGGCCTTCATTTCCGCCCTGACGAGCGCTGAAAGAACCCTTCCCCACGATTTCGAGGAATCGCCGTCCTGGTTCGAGGGGTGCCTTCCCGTGGAAGTCATGGCGTCCCGGGGAACGGACACCCTCCGGTTCGGCCCCCTGCGCCCCGTGGGTCTTCCCCTCCCCGGAACGGGGGAAGATGCGTGGGCTGTGGCTCAGCTCCGGCAGGACAACAGGGAGGGAACCCTCTACAATCTCGTGGGGTTTCAGACCAGTCTCCGGTGGGGGGAGCAGGAGCGGGTCTTCCGGATGATCCCGGGGCTTGCCGATGCTGAATTCGCCCGCTTCGGGGTCATGCACAGGAACATCTACGTCAACGCCCCGGCAGTACTGGACGGCCGCCTCCGGTTCCGGAACGGGCGGGAGGATCTCTTCCTCGCCGGCCAGATCACCGGTGTGGAGGGGTACATGGAAAGTACCGCCATGGGCTGCGTCGCGGCCCTCAACATGGCCGCCCTGCTTCTCGGGAAACCCTTCCCCGAGTGGCCAAGGGAAACGGCCGTTGGTTCCCTTCTTCACTACCTGGGAGACGCTCTGGGGCGCCGTTTCCAGCCCATGAACGTTAACCTCGGCATCTTTCCCCCCCTGGGGGGGAAAGTACGGAACAAGGCCCTGCGGTGCGAACAGGTCGCCCAGCGGGCACGGGAGGCTTTTGTCCCCTTCCTCGCCGGATTGGCGGAACTCGCGGGACCTGCCGGATAA